The Syngnathus typhle isolate RoL2023-S1 ecotype Sweden linkage group LG16, RoL_Styp_1.0, whole genome shotgun sequence genome includes a region encoding these proteins:
- the LOC133168813 gene encoding solute carrier family 2, facilitated glucose transporter member 1 isoform X1, whose protein sequence is MAIQECHLTALLLISVLGAILGSLQVGYHTGNVNAPAKIMEEFFNQTWKDRYNETLSEQSLTLLWSLSVSIKDFGSLLGSLGVKYLADSFGRRNSILIVNCLSLVGVSLMVVSKAIESFEALILGRLLFGLFCGLVMSLNPLYVQEVSPTGMRGAFATLNQVSFASGILLGMVSGLETMLGTEELWTVMLSLSLIPAVLQYFILPFCPESPRFLLLNKGQESKADAALLRLRGSPEPVLAELEEMKAEAAHTQASVGVLEFFQKRSYRQPIIIVLCINLASQLSGFNAIINYSTRMFQPYFEEAKYLTLGVGAVNVIFTLVAFFLMEKAGRRRLLLIGFIIIAVCNLLLTVVDSVVQTVPALGILQVLVVFCLISAYELGPGPISWFIAGELFDQRGRSIAMAFASMLNWGGKFLLALLFPPVLKVIGGYSYLLFMVMALIGFVFTWFRVPETKGRTFDEIAEAFRGAENLPLHDKKGFNTFS, encoded by the exons ATGGCCATCCAGGAG TGCCACCTGACGGCTTTACTCCTGATCTCGGTGCTGGGTGCGATTCTGGGCTCACTGCAGGTGGGCTACCACACGGGAAATGTCAACGCGCCCGCAAAG ATCATGGAAGAGTTCTTCAACCAGACCTGGAAGGACCGATATAATGAAACCTTGTCAGAGCAAAGCCTCACCCTGCTGTGGTCCCTCTCCGTCAGCATCAAGGACTTTGGATCCCTATTGGGCTCCTTGGGAGTCAAATACTTGGCAGACTCTTTTGGACG GCGTAACTCCATCTTGATTGTCAACTGCCTGTCGCTGGTGGGGGTATCCCTGATGGTGGTATCCAAAGCCATTGAATCCTTCGAGGCTCTGATCCTGGGCAGGCTGCTTTTCGGACTCTTCTGCGGCTTAGTGATGAGCCTCAATCCGCTCTACGTCCAGGAAGTGTCGCCCACCGGGATGAGAGGCGCCTTCGCCACCCTCAACCAAGTGTCCTTTGCCTCGGGGATCCTGCTGGGGATG GTGTCGGGACTGGAGACCATGTTGGGCACAGAGGAACTTTGGACCGTGATGCTGTCCTTGTCCTTGATCCCGGCGGTGTTGCAGTACTTCATCCTGCCTTTCTGTCCTGAGAGCCCTCGATTCCTGCTCCTCAACAAGGGGCAGGAGAGCAAGGCTGACGCTG CCCTGCTTAGACTGCGAGGAAGTCCCGAGCCGGTGCTGGCCGAGCTGGAGGAGATGAAAGCCGAGGCCGCGCACACTCAGGCGTCGGTCGGAGTCTTGGAGTTTTTCCAGAAGCGAAGCTACAGGCAGCCAATCATTATCGTCCTCTGCATCAACTTGGCCAGCCAGCTGTCAGGATTCAACGCG ATCATCAACTACTCCACCAGGATGTTCCAGCCTTATTTCGAGGAGGCCAAGTACCTGACTCTCGGTGTGGGGGCCGTCAACGTGATCTTCACTTTAGTGGCC TTCTTTCTGATGGAAAAAGCCGGAAGGAGGCGACTGCTCCTGATCGGCTTCATTATCATCGCCGTGTGCAACCTCCTCCTGACTGTCGTAGATTCTGTGGTG CAAACGGTGCCCGCGCTAGGGATCCTGCAGGTCCTGGTGGTGTTCTGCCTGATCTCGGCGTACGAGCTCGGGCCGGGCCCCATCTCCTGGTTCATCGCGGGCGAGCTGTTCGACCAGCGCGGCAGGTCCATCGCCATGGCCTTCGCCAGCATGCTCAACTGGGGAGGGAAATTCCTCCTGGCGCTTCTCTTTCCTCCCGTACTG AAAGTCATCGGCGGCTACTCTTACCTCCTCTTCATGGTCATGGCTCTGATCGGCTTCGTTTTTACCTGGTTCCGAGTTCCCGAGACCAAGGGTCGCACATTTGATGAAATTGCCGAGGCGTTCCGGGGGGCAGAAAACCTTCCTTTGCACGATAAGAAGGGCTTCAACACCTTCAGCTAA
- the LOC133168813 gene encoding solute carrier family 2, facilitated glucose transporter member 1 isoform X2: MEEFFNQTWKDRYNETLSEQSLTLLWSLSVSIKDFGSLLGSLGVKYLADSFGRRNSILIVNCLSLVGVSLMVVSKAIESFEALILGRLLFGLFCGLVMSLNPLYVQEVSPTGMRGAFATLNQVSFASGILLGMVSGLETMLGTEELWTVMLSLSLIPAVLQYFILPFCPESPRFLLLNKGQESKADAALLRLRGSPEPVLAELEEMKAEAAHTQASVGVLEFFQKRSYRQPIIIVLCINLASQLSGFNAIINYSTRMFQPYFEEAKYLTLGVGAVNVIFTLVAFFLMEKAGRRRLLLIGFIIIAVCNLLLTVVDSVVQTVPALGILQVLVVFCLISAYELGPGPISWFIAGELFDQRGRSIAMAFASMLNWGGKFLLALLFPPVLKVIGGYSYLLFMVMALIGFVFTWFRVPETKGRTFDEIAEAFRGAENLPLHDKKGFNTFS; encoded by the exons ATGGAAGAGTTCTTCAACCAGACCTGGAAGGACCGATATAATGAAACCTTGTCAGAGCAAAGCCTCACCCTGCTGTGGTCCCTCTCCGTCAGCATCAAGGACTTTGGATCCCTATTGGGCTCCTTGGGAGTCAAATACTTGGCAGACTCTTTTGGACG GCGTAACTCCATCTTGATTGTCAACTGCCTGTCGCTGGTGGGGGTATCCCTGATGGTGGTATCCAAAGCCATTGAATCCTTCGAGGCTCTGATCCTGGGCAGGCTGCTTTTCGGACTCTTCTGCGGCTTAGTGATGAGCCTCAATCCGCTCTACGTCCAGGAAGTGTCGCCCACCGGGATGAGAGGCGCCTTCGCCACCCTCAACCAAGTGTCCTTTGCCTCGGGGATCCTGCTGGGGATG GTGTCGGGACTGGAGACCATGTTGGGCACAGAGGAACTTTGGACCGTGATGCTGTCCTTGTCCTTGATCCCGGCGGTGTTGCAGTACTTCATCCTGCCTTTCTGTCCTGAGAGCCCTCGATTCCTGCTCCTCAACAAGGGGCAGGAGAGCAAGGCTGACGCTG CCCTGCTTAGACTGCGAGGAAGTCCCGAGCCGGTGCTGGCCGAGCTGGAGGAGATGAAAGCCGAGGCCGCGCACACTCAGGCGTCGGTCGGAGTCTTGGAGTTTTTCCAGAAGCGAAGCTACAGGCAGCCAATCATTATCGTCCTCTGCATCAACTTGGCCAGCCAGCTGTCAGGATTCAACGCG ATCATCAACTACTCCACCAGGATGTTCCAGCCTTATTTCGAGGAGGCCAAGTACCTGACTCTCGGTGTGGGGGCCGTCAACGTGATCTTCACTTTAGTGGCC TTCTTTCTGATGGAAAAAGCCGGAAGGAGGCGACTGCTCCTGATCGGCTTCATTATCATCGCCGTGTGCAACCTCCTCCTGACTGTCGTAGATTCTGTGGTG CAAACGGTGCCCGCGCTAGGGATCCTGCAGGTCCTGGTGGTGTTCTGCCTGATCTCGGCGTACGAGCTCGGGCCGGGCCCCATCTCCTGGTTCATCGCGGGCGAGCTGTTCGACCAGCGCGGCAGGTCCATCGCCATGGCCTTCGCCAGCATGCTCAACTGGGGAGGGAAATTCCTCCTGGCGCTTCTCTTTCCTCCCGTACTG AAAGTCATCGGCGGCTACTCTTACCTCCTCTTCATGGTCATGGCTCTGATCGGCTTCGTTTTTACCTGGTTCCGAGTTCCCGAGACCAAGGGTCGCACATTTGATGAAATTGCCGAGGCGTTCCGGGGGGCAGAAAACCTTCCTTTGCACGATAAGAAGGGCTTCAACACCTTCAGCTAA
- the LOC133168841 gene encoding transcription factor 7-like 1, protein MEYSAKRGLKQRERGFSRLPGGHCALAKFLVLVPVRVFSPQDDDVMVMPAHDSVNQPLLGRLIDFRSEEAHINGEMMCGASSSSDSLEVPTEASPTMSSKSQSYSHSQQEAHRPYIKKPPNAFMLFRKEQSPNVVAQFNITNSAAVNKILGKMWKSLPKKLQAKYYEQAEEHKILHSLQYPDWSCTENYGKKRKRDRTRHCTNGPKSQEDEAPVADQSSGAMGHAPGEDTLPRHNHKSVVGETHTYAHTRGC, encoded by the exons ATGGAATACTCAGCGAAGAGGGGATTAAAGCAACGCGAAAGGGGCTTCTCAAGATTGCCGGGTGGACATTGCGCCCTTGCAAAGTTTCTCGTGCTTGTGCCTGTGCGTGTGTTTTCTCCCCAGGACGACGACGTCATGGTGATGCCGGCGCACGACAGCGTGAACCAGCCTCTTCTTGGAAGGCT GATTGATTTCCGCTCAGAAGAGGCGCACAT TAACGGCGAAATGATGTGCGGAGCGTCTTCGTCATCTGACTCGCTTGAAGTTCCAACAGAAGCCTCACCGACCAT gaGTTCCAAAAGCCAAAGCTACAGCCACAGCCAGCAGGAAGCCCATCGGCCCTACATCAAGAAGCCACCCAACGCCTTCATGCTGTTCCGCAAAGAGCAGAGTCCCAACGTGGTCGCCCAGTTCAACATCACCAACTCAGCGGCGGTCAATAAAATCCTGGGAAAAATG TGGAAGTCGCTGCCCAAAAAGCTGCAAGCCAAATATTACGAGCAAGCCGAAGAGCACAAGATCCTCCACAGCCTGCAGTATCCCGACTGGTCCTGCACTGAGAACTAC ggcAAAAAGAGGAAGCGTGATCGCACCAGGCACTGCACCAACGGCCCGA AGTCACAGGAGGACGAAGCCCCTGTGGCCGACCAGAGCTCCGGCGCAATGGGCCACGCCCCCGGCGAGGACACCCTGCCCCGTCACAACCACAAGAGCGTCGTGGGGGAGACGCACACGTACGCGCACACGCGTGGCTGCTGA
- the LOC133169611 gene encoding M1-specific T cell receptor beta chain-like, translating into MCLLVLSLAASVTLLSGQDVTQKPADIVGAVGHAVTIECTHRIPGYDVMLWYRQGGRGMQLIGYMYYKTVTMEPGQDDVQLTGSAESGETCKMVIPALHWNSSAVYYCAARYHGGVSSTPLSGQNVMQKPADIVEAPNHSVTIECSHNITHYNQILWYHQRDASMQLIGYMYYKNPTMEPDWNDVKGVDDGDVTLSFTHTFANCDTIQWYQRRVSGSTRSMELVALVNYQKASVEPAFKDCVHVSGDGRVEAHLRILAYKQLFNSGHFIAAARSTGFCASSASLCSYDRAFFGAGTKITVLEPNVNIVPPKVTLIRPSAHECTNEKDKKTKRKTLVCIVTDFYPDHVDVVWMVDGKERVSGVAKDPEAQRRGASYSITSRLRVLEEEWHSNLEFKCVVTFFNGKNYSNYTDFINGEKAEKDKVPRENFLRLAQSARLSYGVLIAKSCVYAAFVAFLLWRLRIVELSREKEQDRKDKNKSY; encoded by the exons ATGTGTCTCTTGGTGCTGAGCTTGGCGGCTAGCGTTACTCTGCTCTCAG GACAGGATGTCACGCAGAAACCCGCCGACATTGTGGGGGCGGTGGGCCACGCTGTCACGATTGAGTGTACGCACCGCATACCGGGCTACGATGTGATGCTGTGGTACCGGCAGGGCGGCAGGGGCATGCAGCTCATCGGGTACATGTACTACAAAACTGTCACGATGGAGCCCGGGCAGGATGACGTCCAGCTGACTGGGAGCGCCGAATCTGGCGAAACGTGCAAGATGGTCATCCCCGCACTGCACTGGAACAGCAGTGCtgtttattactgtgcagcTAGATACCACGGTGGAGTGTCGT CTACTCCGCTCTCAG GACAGAATGTCATGCAGAAACCCGCCGACATTGTGGAGGCGCCGAACCACTCGGTCACGATTGAGTGTTCACACAACATAACGCACTACAACCAGATCCTGTGGTACCATCAGCGCGATGCGAGCATGCAGCTCATCGGATACATGTACTACAAAAACCCCACAATGGAGCCTGACTGGAACGATGTGAA GGGAGTGGACGACGGCGACGTGACGCTGAGCTTCACGCACACATTCGCTAACTGTGACACCATCCAGTGGTACCAGCGGCGGGTGTCAGGCAGCACCCGGTCCATGGAACTGGTGGCCCTGGTTAACTACCAGAAAGCTTCGGTGGAGCCGGCCTTTAAGGACTGCGTCCATGTGAGCGGCGATGGCAGGGTGGAGGCGCACCTCCGAATTTTAGCATACAAGCAACTTTTTAACAGCGGCCATTTTATTGCCGCCGCCA GGTCGACAGGTTTCTGTGCTAGCTCGGCATCTCTGTGCTCGTACGACAGAGCTTTTTTCGGTGCAGGAACCAAGATCACCGTTTTAG AACCAAACGTGAACATCGTGCCGCCCAAAGTGACGTTAATCCGGCCTTCGGCTCACGAGTGCACCAACGAGAAGGACAAAAAGACCAAGAGGAAGACGCTGGTCTGCATCGTCACCGACTTCTACCCCGACCACGTCGACGTGGTCTGGATGGTGGACGGGAAGGAGAGGGTCAGCGGCGTGGCTAAAGACCCCGAGGCCCAGCGGCGAGGGGCGAGCTACAGCATCACCAGCAGGCTCAGGGTCCTGGAGGAGGAATGGCACAGTAACCTGGAATTCAAATGCGTCGTGACGTTTTTCAACGGGAAGAACTACAGCAACTATACAGATTTCATAAACGGAGAAAAGG CTGAAAAAGACAAAGTCCCCCGag AGAACTTCCTGAGATTGGCGCAGAGTGCCAGGCTGTCATACGGCGTCCTTATCGCCAAGAGCTGCGTCTACGCCGCCTTTGTGGCCTTCCTGCTGTGGCGCCTCAGGATTGTCGAGCTCAGCCGGGAAAAGGaacaggacaggaaggacaagaACAAATCGTACTGA